From Bradyrhizobium erythrophlei:
CACTCCGCCATGATCGCCTCGCCAGCGACGGCTTCCATGCCGGCGTACAATTCCTCGTCATGCGGCAGGTCAAAACAGCGCATGACAATATCCAGCGCCTGGTTGAGAACCAGCTCGTCTTCGGTAACCGCCGAAGGGAAACTCATCGCACATCCCTCCGGAAGTTGCGCCGAAATCCGGAAACGCGCCGGGGACCGGAGCGTTCCATCTTGAACTGCAGATCGAAAAGCAGGCGACGTTGCATCCGGGCCCAGGATTCAGCGCGCGAAGGCCGTGAGCAACGCCAGAACCACCGCGCCAGCCAACCCTGCGACAAAGATCGCGCGGCGAAGCGGCGTGCGCAGAATAATCTCGCCACCCCTGACCTTCTCGCTGGGATAGGCGGGCCGCGGCGGCCCGTTTTTCTCTTCAGTGATCTGAGTGGTCCGGGGCATCGCCAAATCAGCTCTCTGTTCGTTTGCACCCTGTCGAGCCAAATCAAACCGGCGGCGAAGGTTCCGCGCTCCCCGCGCAATCTTTGCCGGCGTCCGAAAGGCTCGGCGTCGGCGAGTTCGTGATACCCGACAGCCGAACCTCGTTCCGCCGGTGGGCGAGCCGGACGTTTGATCCCGGCTCTGCGCGTTTCCTGCGCCGATCGCCCATAAATTCCGCAGTACCTGCCTAAATCCTGGTACCCGCGCATCCAACTTTTTGTGCGCCCCGGGACAAGCCTGAAACCGGCAAGCGACCGTAGGCTTCCTTGGAACTTGGAACATGGCGTCGCCATGACAATTTCGAAGGAGAAACAGATGCACAGGCAGTTTTCCACCGAGGCCCGGCCGCGGCATTCCGCCGTGATCTCCGGTTTGCGCAATGCCGCGCTCGTTGCGTTCCTGTTGGCGGCCGTGTGGGCGCCGACATCCGCCAGCGCTGCGGCGCCTGCGGGCTGCGCGGCCCTGCAGGCCAAATATCCGCAATTCAAGGGCACGCAGCTCGTCAACGCCATCAACCCGCATACGCCGGGCTATGAAGCGATCGACCCGAAAGATCCGAACAAATATGTCGGCTTCGACATCGACCTCGGCGAGGCGATCGGCGAGTGCCTCGGCTTCACGCTGAGCTACAAGCCCGTCACCTTCGCGGCGCTCCTGACCACATTGGCGAGCGGACAGGCCGACATCGTGATCTCCGACATCTATGCCACCGAAGAACGGGCCAAGGCCGCCGACTTCATCACCTATTCGAAGGTGTTCGACGGCGTGCTGGTGGCCAAGGGCAATCCGAAGAAGATTACCGGCATCAATATCTCGATGTGCGGCGCGGCGGCCGCCGAGAATACCGGCTTCGTCGAGGTGCCGCTGGTGCAGGCGCTGATTCCGGAATGCAAGGCGGCCAGCAAGCCCGAGCCGACGCTGCAGCTCTATGACAACAACGCCAACTGCATCCAGGCGATCCTCGCCGGCCGCGCCGACACCTATGTCAACGACGTCAACACCGTCGACCAGGCAGTCAAGGCCAATCCCGACAAGCTGGAGAAGGCGATCGCGGTCACGATCCCCTACTCGGTCGGCATCGCCGTTCCCAGGGACAAGCCCGATTTCCGCGACGCCGTGATGGCCGCGCTGATCGAGGTCCAGAAGGCCGGCACCCACAAGGCCCTGCTCGCGAAGTGGGAGCTTGACCCCAACAACTTCAAAGAGCCCGATATTCTCTCGGTCAAGTAATGTCGCTGTTCGTCCACTATCTCAGCCTGCCGTATTTGAACGAGGGCATCTGGTTCACCGTCGCGGTGACCGCCCTCGGTCTCGGCGGCGGGCTGATCCTCGGGCTGGTGCTGGCGGCGATGCAGCTCAGCCGCTTCGCGGTGCTGGCCGCCCTCGCCCGCAGCTATACCGTGATCTTCCGCGGCACCCCGCTGATCCTGCAGATGGTGTTTGCCTATGACGCCTTGCCGCAGATCGGCTTGAAACTCTCGGCGGTCGGCGCCGCCGGCCTCGCGCTGGCCGCCAATGAAGCCCCGTTCATCGCCGAAATGCTGCGCGCGGGCGTGCTCGGCGTCGACCGCGGGCAGGTTCTGGCCGGCCAGGCGCTGGGGATGACGCCGGCCTTGCTGATGCGCCGCATCATCGCGCCGCAGGCGATCCGGACCATGATTCCCGCGTTCGGCAACGAGACCGTCAGCGCGCTGAAGAATTCCTCGCTCGCCAGC
This genomic window contains:
- a CDS encoding ABC transporter substrate-binding protein, translating into MHRQFSTEARPRHSAVISGLRNAALVAFLLAAVWAPTSASAAAPAGCAALQAKYPQFKGTQLVNAINPHTPGYEAIDPKDPNKYVGFDIDLGEAIGECLGFTLSYKPVTFAALLTTLASGQADIVISDIYATEERAKAADFITYSKVFDGVLVAKGNPKKITGINISMCGAAAAENTGFVEVPLVQALIPECKAASKPEPTLQLYDNNANCIQAILAGRADTYVNDVNTVDQAVKANPDKLEKAIAVTIPYSVGIAVPRDKPDFRDAVMAALIEVQKAGTHKALLAKWELDPNNFKEPDILSVK